The following proteins come from a genomic window of Microbacterium sp. JZ31:
- the rarD gene encoding EamA family transporter RarD produces MTQAPSIRSTQGEGAGALYALGAYVLWGILPLYFVALAPTGPWEVVAWRVVLSLVFCAILLTVTRGWGRMIAVLRRPRLALLMGLAGVLIYGNWQVFVIAAQSDQVLEASLGYFINPITTVLLAVLVLHERLRILQWVAIGVAAVAVIVIIVAYGDVPWYALMLTATFGVYGLVKKQVGGTVDATSGLALETLWLTPLAIVQLVIVAATTGLTLGTAGVWHTILLLSAGAVTAVPLLLFAAGSSRVPLATMGMLQFAGPILQFIVGVTILHEPMPASRWIGFGIVWIACILFTVDQVQHARRSRHAPVPIDVGV; encoded by the coding sequence GTGACCCAGGCTCCCTCCATCCGCTCCACTCAGGGAGAGGGCGCCGGAGCCCTCTACGCGCTCGGTGCATACGTGCTGTGGGGCATCCTGCCGCTGTACTTCGTCGCGCTCGCCCCGACCGGGCCGTGGGAGGTCGTCGCCTGGCGCGTCGTGCTCTCGCTCGTGTTCTGCGCCATCCTGCTGACCGTCACGCGCGGATGGGGCCGGATGATCGCCGTCCTGCGCCGCCCGCGCCTCGCGCTGCTGATGGGGCTGGCCGGCGTCCTGATCTACGGCAACTGGCAGGTCTTCGTCATCGCGGCGCAGAGCGACCAGGTGCTGGAGGCGAGCCTCGGCTACTTCATCAACCCGATCACGACCGTGCTGCTCGCGGTGCTCGTGCTGCACGAGCGGCTGCGCATCCTGCAGTGGGTGGCGATCGGCGTCGCCGCCGTCGCCGTCATCGTGATCATCGTCGCGTACGGAGACGTCCCCTGGTACGCGCTCATGCTCACGGCGACGTTCGGCGTCTACGGCCTCGTGAAGAAGCAGGTCGGCGGCACGGTGGACGCGACGAGCGGCCTCGCGCTCGAGACGCTGTGGCTCACGCCTCTCGCGATCGTGCAGCTCGTGATCGTCGCCGCGACGACCGGCCTCACGCTCGGCACCGCCGGGGTCTGGCACACGATCCTGCTGCTCTCGGCGGGCGCGGTCACCGCCGTGCCGCTGCTGCTGTTCGCCGCCGGATCGAGCCGCGTGCCGCTCGCGACGATGGGCATGCTGCAGTTCGCCGGGCCCATCCTGCAGTTCATCGTGGGCGTCACGATCCTGCACGAGCCGATGCCGGCCTCGCGCTGGATCGGCTTCGGCATCGTGTGGATCGCCTGCATCCTGTTCACCGTCGACCAGGTGCAGCACGCGCGCCGGTCGCGCCACGCGCCCGTGCCGATCGACGTCGGGGTCTGA